From the genome of Marixanthomonas ophiurae, one region includes:
- a CDS encoding MutS-related protein, which translates to MKKPESFYKEQITKHTETLKTLKNQLALSGTFRLLVFLALCAGVYFTFGNTKFVIAIILGGIALFVFLVSRHSNLQYKRDVTKALFEANNVELEVLNRAFHHLPDGEKYKNPEHYYSQDIDLFGRGSFYQYINRTALESGSDHLAHLLTENEIENIPKKQEAIQELAKKATWRQHFSAVASLVKTEVSAATVLNWLANYKSFVPNWIKAGSTVFSIISLGLLVTYFSGFISGYIVFGWFLLGLIISGRYLKKVNDLSQHTAKIQSTFEQFHKLLLEIETEDFSSSLLSEKKKTVVSDTAKASTILKQFAKHLDSLDQRSNLLVGVVANGFMLRDLRQSYNIEKWISEHSEHVSKWIDSIVFFDAYNTFANYVFNHPHHVFPTIASSTTQLQADGAGHPLLDPDKLVRNDFKIASEEFFIVTGANMAGKSTFLRTVALQIVMANVGLPVCATKSTYQPIKLITSMRTTDSLTDDESYFFSELKRLKFIVEEIKTDRYFIILDEILKGTNSTDKAIGSKKFVEKLVAGSATGIIATHDLSLCEVSESIPQVKNYFFDARIEDDELYFDYTFKPGICQNMNASFLLKKMEIVD; encoded by the coding sequence ATGAAGAAACCCGAATCGTTTTATAAAGAACAAATAACCAAACATACCGAAACCCTTAAAACCCTTAAAAATCAGCTCGCCCTTTCCGGAACGTTTAGATTGTTGGTGTTTCTGGCATTGTGTGCCGGCGTTTATTTCACTTTCGGAAACACAAAGTTTGTTATTGCCATAATTTTAGGTGGCATTGCATTGTTCGTGTTTTTAGTATCCCGACATAGTAATTTACAATACAAACGCGATGTAACGAAAGCCTTGTTTGAAGCCAATAATGTAGAATTGGAGGTCTTGAATAGGGCTTTTCATCATTTACCGGACGGAGAAAAGTATAAAAATCCGGAACATTATTATAGTCAGGATATCGATTTGTTCGGAAGAGGTTCTTTTTATCAATATATCAATAGAACGGCTTTGGAAAGTGGTTCAGACCATTTAGCCCATTTGCTTACCGAAAACGAAATTGAAAATATCCCGAAGAAACAAGAAGCTATTCAAGAATTGGCTAAAAAAGCAACCTGGCGACAGCATTTTTCAGCGGTTGCTTCGTTGGTAAAAACTGAAGTGTCGGCTGCTACTGTTTTAAATTGGTTAGCCAACTACAAATCGTTTGTGCCAAATTGGATAAAAGCGGGTTCCACCGTTTTCTCTATCATTTCATTAGGACTTTTAGTGACCTATTTTTCAGGATTTATTTCGGGTTATATTGTGTTTGGCTGGTTTTTGTTAGGTCTTATCATTAGTGGCCGCTATTTAAAAAAAGTAAACGATTTATCGCAGCATACAGCTAAAATCCAAAGTACGTTTGAGCAGTTTCATAAGTTGTTATTAGAGATTGAAACGGAAGATTTCAGCAGTAGTTTACTTTCAGAAAAAAAGAAAACGGTTGTAAGTGATACCGCAAAAGCTTCTACCATCTTAAAGCAATTTGCAAAGCACCTCGATTCGCTGGATCAACGTAGTAACCTATTGGTGGGTGTTGTGGCTAATGGTTTTATGTTACGTGACCTTCGGCAATCGTACAATATCGAAAAATGGATTTCAGAACATAGTGAACACGTTTCAAAATGGATAGACAGCATTGTTTTTTTCGATGCCTACAACACCTTTGCAAACTATGTTTTTAACCACCCACATCACGTTTTCCCGACTATTGCATCATCAACTACGCAGCTGCAAGCTGATGGTGCTGGGCATCCATTATTAGATCCTGACAAGTTGGTGCGCAATGATTTTAAAATTGCTTCGGAAGAGTTTTTCATCGTCACCGGTGCCAATATGGCTGGGAAAAGTACCTTTTTGCGGACTGTTGCCCTGCAAATTGTGATGGCGAATGTTGGGCTTCCGGTGTGTGCCACAAAATCGACCTACCAACCCATTAAACTCATTACCAGTATGCGAACGACGGATAGTTTAACGGATGACGAATCCTACTTTTTCAGTGAGCTGAAGCGATTAAAATTTATCGTTGAAGAAATAAAAACCGACCGCTATTTTATTATACTGGATGAAATATTAAAAGGCACGAATAGTACGGATAAAGCGATTGGTTCTAAAAAGTTTGTGGAGAAATTAGTAGCTGGAAGTGCCACTGGAATTATTGCAACACACGATTTAAGTTTAT
- a CDS encoding MmcQ/YjbR family DNA-binding protein — protein MNIEAFREYCLSKKGVTESLPFGPDVLVFKVMDKMFALCALEKMPATANLKCDPERAIELRAEYDGLITAGYHMSKKHWNTVELERNIPADLLLELIDHSYNLVVQGLTKKLQAELEKL, from the coding sequence ATGAACATTGAAGCATTCCGAGAGTATTGTCTGTCAAAAAAAGGTGTAACTGAATCGCTTCCATTTGGTCCAGATGTGTTGGTGTTTAAAGTAATGGACAAAATGTTTGCATTATGCGCTTTGGAAAAAATGCCCGCTACCGCCAACTTAAAATGCGACCCAGAACGCGCCATAGAATTGAGAGCCGAATATGATGGACTTATCACTGCCGGTTATCATATGAGTAAAAAACATTGGAACACCGTCGAATTGGAACGCAACATTCCAGCTGACTTGCTATTAGAATTAATTGATCATTCCTATAATTTGGTAGTGCAAGGATTAACAAAAAAATTACAAGCGGAATTAGAAAAGCTATAA
- a CDS encoding transglutaminase domain-containing protein, whose amino-acid sequence MKSKLPLYVQFLIFCLLIVSGSFSVAAQNYEQVAATIQLYPKSFNNPEQLSKFISRDFTSEEDKVRAIYTWIINNVAYEPSEYKKFNYNFKNFRERNQKEEATRKKIIERTLQKGIAVCEGYAMLFERLCELQGIENYLVRGDTKASFNDIGRPFKKNHMWNIATIDGDQYIFDPTWGAGKYNGKFIKEPTYFYYKTPPKLFFKTHYPAIYEDALIDTVISKEVFANMPIIIPETLRREDVEKPLTGIISSEDDDGYIDFQIRNSNPSNISYSFGKEPIAISEIKKEANLITFKIPLQLGASTLLIYFDDQPALGYKID is encoded by the coding sequence GTGAAAAGTAAACTTCCTTTATATGTGCAATTTTTGATTTTCTGTTTGCTAATTGTAAGCGGTTCATTTTCAGTAGCAGCTCAAAACTACGAGCAAGTAGCTGCTACCATTCAGTTATATCCAAAGAGTTTTAACAATCCCGAGCAGCTTTCAAAGTTTATTTCGCGTGATTTCACTTCCGAAGAAGATAAAGTCCGGGCCATTTACACTTGGATTATAAACAATGTGGCTTATGAACCTTCGGAATACAAAAAATTCAACTATAACTTTAAAAATTTTAGAGAGCGAAATCAAAAGGAAGAAGCCACCCGAAAAAAAATAATTGAACGCACCCTACAAAAAGGAATCGCTGTTTGTGAAGGCTATGCCATGCTTTTTGAGCGTTTATGTGAGTTACAGGGAATTGAAAACTATTTGGTGCGTGGTGATACCAAAGCCAGTTTTAATGATATTGGCCGCCCTTTTAAGAAAAACCACATGTGGAATATCGCCACCATTGATGGAGATCAGTATATATTCGACCCCACGTGGGGAGCTGGAAAATACAACGGGAAGTTTATAAAAGAGCCAACGTATTTTTACTACAAAACGCCGCCTAAACTGTTTTTTAAAACGCATTATCCAGCGATTTATGAAGATGCGCTGATAGATACTGTAATTTCAAAAGAAGTGTTTGCGAATATGCCGATTATCATTCCAGAAACGCTACGAAGGGAAGATGTAGAAAAACCGTTGACAGGGATTATTTCTTCGGAAGATGACGATGGGTATATTGATTTTCAAATCCGAAATAGTAATCCTTCAAATATTTCATATTCTTTTGGAAAGGAGCCGATTGCTATTTCAGAAATTAAAAAAGAAGCAAATCTCATTACATTTAAAATTCCCTTGCAATTAGGTGCTTCAACACTTTTAATCTATTTTGACGACCAACCAGCATTAGGCTATAAAATTGATTAG
- a CDS encoding DUF4230 domain-containing protein → MELLFIGLAVGAVVAYFIFSWFVGSRKKEKVHSQSVVLMERIRSVCKFITVEGDFSEIYHYESVKDKWLNVILGKKKALILIEAKAHVGFDLTKINMNADTKNKTITLTNFPQPELMTIETDFKYYDKREGWANPFTSSDLTDINREAKQHIVDKVPSSGLLLEASNQAMETIKLMEKLVETINWKLDYSALESDRNAQEKISERSEK, encoded by the coding sequence ATGGAATTACTTTTTATAGGTCTGGCTGTTGGAGCTGTAGTGGCGTACTTCATTTTCTCATGGTTTGTGGGCTCTCGAAAAAAAGAGAAAGTACATTCACAATCGGTGGTATTGATGGAGCGTATTCGCAGTGTCTGTAAATTTATTACGGTGGAAGGCGATTTTTCTGAAATTTACCATTACGAAAGCGTAAAGGATAAATGGCTCAACGTGATTTTAGGAAAGAAAAAAGCACTTATTTTAATTGAAGCGAAAGCTCACGTGGGGTTCGACCTTACGAAGATTAATATGAATGCCGACACCAAAAATAAAACAATCACGTTGACCAATTTCCCCCAACCAGAATTGATGACCATTGAAACCGACTTTAAATATTACGACAAACGCGAAGGGTGGGCAAACCCGTTTACGTCATCCGACTTAACCGATATTAACCGCGAAGCCAAACAACACATAGTTGATAAAGTACCAAGTAGTGGTTTGTTACTCGAAGCTTCCAATCAAGCGATGGAAACGATAAAACTGATGGAAAAATTGGTAGAAACCATCAATTGGAAATTGGATTATTCGGCTTTGGAAAGCGATCGCAACGCTCAGGAAAAAATTTCAGAAAGAAGTGAAAAGTAA
- a CDS encoding DUF4260 domain-containing protein: MKTTLKIEEFAQFMFGIFLFSQLEFSWWVFPALLLVPDIGMIGYAINTKIGAITYNLFHHKAIAILLIVVGMLYFGEICTLIGVILFSHSAMDRIFGYGLKYPDSFKNTHLGSIGNN; encoded by the coding sequence ATGAAAACAACACTTAAAATTGAGGAGTTTGCCCAATTTATGTTTGGGATCTTCTTGTTCTCGCAATTGGAATTTTCGTGGTGGGTTTTTCCAGCCTTATTGTTAGTGCCCGATATTGGTATGATTGGCTATGCGATTAACACCAAAATAGGAGCGATAACGTATAATTTATTTCATCATAAAGCAATCGCAATCCTATTAATTGTAGTGGGAATGCTTTATTTTGGCGAAATTTGTACCTTAATAGGTGTTATTTTGTTTTCCCATTCAGCGATGGATCGGATTTTTGGGTATGGCTTAAAATATCCAGACAGTTTTAAAAACACACATTTAGGAAGCATAGGAAACAATTAA
- a CDS encoding cyclase family protein — MRATFNIDGVLKTVDLSKPLDLSIPLRASEKNPEAWYLQPPTIEPVQMESWVAKVSEGASVNFNNIAFNPHAHGTHTECVGHISEEFLSVNEALKTFFFSAEVISLVPEKIGDDQIIPACEIKSALENKNPEAVIIRTLPNTSEKKEKQWSNTNWPYLHEEAALLLREKGVKHLLIDLPSVDKEKDEGKLLAHKAFWNYPESPRHEATITEFIYVPNQVKDGSYLLNLQIASFHNDASPSKPVLYTFI; from the coding sequence TTGCGAGCTACTTTTAACATAGACGGAGTTTTAAAAACAGTCGATCTTTCTAAGCCTCTAGACCTTTCGATTCCGTTACGGGCTTCAGAAAAAAACCCAGAAGCATGGTATTTACAACCGCCTACAATTGAACCAGTCCAAATGGAAAGTTGGGTAGCGAAGGTTAGCGAAGGCGCTTCGGTGAACTTTAATAACATTGCTTTTAATCCACATGCCCACGGTACACACACCGAATGTGTGGGGCATATTTCAGAAGAATTTCTTTCAGTGAATGAAGCCTTGAAAACGTTCTTTTTTTCGGCGGAAGTAATTTCACTCGTTCCAGAAAAAATAGGGGATGATCAAATAATTCCGGCGTGCGAAATAAAATCGGCTCTTGAAAACAAAAACCCCGAAGCTGTTATCATTAGAACCTTACCGAATACTTCAGAAAAAAAAGAAAAGCAATGGTCAAATACCAATTGGCCGTATTTACACGAAGAGGCTGCGTTGTTGCTTCGTGAAAAAGGAGTGAAGCATCTGTTGATAGACTTGCCTTCAGTTGATAAAGAAAAAGACGAGGGAAAACTGCTAGCACACAAAGCATTTTGGAATTATCCTGAAAGCCCGAGACACGAAGCAACCATAACCGAATTTATTTATGTGCCCAACCAAGTTAAAGACGGCAGTTATTTGCTAAACCTACAAATCGCTTCATTTCATAACGATGCGTCGCCGAGTAAACCGGTTTTATATACTTTTATTTAA
- the hemW gene encoding radical SAM family heme chaperone HemW, whose protein sequence is MSGIYLHIPFCKQACHYCDFHFSTSIKKKGAMVDALCEELILRKKEVTEIVQTIYFGGGTPSLLTLEELEQIFETISKHFIIATDAEITLEANPDDLTKDRIETLAKSKINRLSIGVQSFFESDLTLMNRAHNEKEAFLCIEEAKKHFNNISIDLIYGIPGMTNERWKQNLDTAISLDIPHLSCYALTVEPRTALKKFIEKGIVPPVEDAVAETHYKTLLKETETAGFENYEFSNFGKPGYYSRNNTAYWQGKPYLGIGPSAHGFDGKIRSWNVANNTKYIQAITAGELPQEQETLSVKDRYNEYIMTGLRTKWGVSLEKLENSFGKKYKIYALEQATQHLQKDLLFIEEDSLKVSKKGKFLSDGIASDLFLTD, encoded by the coding sequence ATGAGCGGAATTTACCTACATATCCCTTTTTGCAAACAGGCTTGCCATTATTGCGACTTCCATTTTTCAACTTCGATAAAGAAAAAAGGAGCGATGGTCGATGCGTTGTGTGAAGAATTAATTCTTCGGAAAAAAGAAGTTACTGAAATCGTCCAGACCATTTATTTTGGCGGCGGAACACCGTCGTTGCTTACTTTGGAAGAATTAGAGCAGATTTTTGAAACGATATCAAAGCATTTTATAATAGCTACCGATGCTGAAATCACCCTTGAAGCCAATCCGGACGATTTAACAAAAGACCGAATTGAAACATTAGCGAAGAGTAAGATTAACCGGTTAAGCATTGGCGTTCAATCTTTTTTTGAATCAGATTTAACGCTCATGAACCGCGCCCACAATGAAAAAGAAGCGTTTTTATGTATTGAAGAAGCAAAAAAACATTTCAACAACATAAGTATCGACCTAATTTACGGCATTCCGGGAATGACCAACGAACGGTGGAAGCAGAATTTGGACACTGCTATTTCATTGGATATTCCGCATTTGTCGTGTTATGCCTTAACGGTTGAGCCTAGAACAGCCTTGAAAAAATTTATAGAGAAAGGAATCGTTCCGCCCGTTGAAGATGCCGTTGCGGAAACCCATTACAAAACGTTACTTAAAGAAACCGAAACCGCAGGATTTGAAAACTACGAATTCTCAAATTTTGGAAAACCTGGTTATTATTCCCGAAACAATACGGCTTATTGGCAAGGAAAACCGTATTTGGGTATTGGCCCTTCGGCACACGGTTTTGATGGTAAAATCCGTAGTTGGAATGTTGCCAACAACACCAAATATATACAAGCAATTACCGCTGGAGAACTTCCGCAAGAGCAGGAAACACTTTCCGTAAAAGATCGCTACAACGAATATATTATGACTGGTTTGCGAACCAAATGGGGTGTTTCCTTAGAAAAATTAGAAAATTCCTTCGGAAAAAAATATAAAATATACGCTTTGGAGCAAGCGACTCAGCATTTACAGAAGGATTTGCTATTTATAGAAGAGGATTCACTTAAAGTTTCAAAAAAAGGGAAGTTTTTAAGTGATGGCATTGCGTCCGATTTGTTTTTAACAGATTAA
- a CDS encoding transporter substrate-binding domain-containing protein, translating to MIKRTIYFLFFIIGISASAQTTQDTTSLRVGIAGSAPFYINNEKPEGIISDLWREIAFNIDRQYTYKKYASVEEGMQATTNGDIDVLIGPITINSLRAETVSFSHPFYDTELAILAPVLELTFWDHLKPFLSSTFLYAVGLLLVILTIVGTLFWLLEGRKYPDEYDKHPIKGIGGGIWLAIVTMTTVGYGDYAPKTIPGRFLIGAWMIISLIMATSFVAGIATTFTVTSQQEKTIKSLAQLEGQKIATPNYDKVLNQVRNVGGNPVPVKNVNDAYKLLLNEEVDAVLYDVVPLEYVFSNKEKKNFELTKRNIQPQHYGFIFPLNSPLRRQVDLQIIQLREDNEIEDIVTQWINTKK from the coding sequence ATGATTAAGAGAACCATCTATTTTTTATTTTTTATCATTGGTATTTCCGCTTCAGCGCAAACAACACAAGACACTACCTCATTACGGGTTGGTATTGCTGGCTCTGCTCCTTTCTACATCAATAATGAAAAACCAGAAGGTATTATTTCAGATTTGTGGCGAGAAATCGCTTTTAATATCGATAGACAATACACGTATAAAAAATACGCTTCGGTCGAAGAAGGCATGCAAGCCACTACAAATGGTGATATCGATGTGCTCATCGGGCCTATTACTATTAACTCTCTGCGAGCAGAAACCGTTAGTTTTTCACATCCATTTTATGATACCGAACTCGCTATTCTAGCTCCGGTATTAGAACTCACTTTTTGGGACCATTTAAAACCGTTTTTATCATCTACTTTCTTATACGCAGTAGGGTTATTATTGGTTATCTTAACTATTGTAGGCACTTTATTTTGGTTATTAGAAGGACGGAAATACCCCGATGAATATGATAAGCACCCAATTAAAGGAATTGGCGGCGGAATTTGGCTAGCGATTGTAACTATGACAACTGTTGGGTATGGTGATTATGCCCCTAAAACAATACCAGGACGGTTTTTAATAGGCGCTTGGATGATTATTTCGTTAATAATGGCAACTTCTTTTGTTGCTGGTATTGCGACTACATTTACTGTTACTAGTCAGCAGGAAAAAACCATTAAAAGCTTAGCTCAATTAGAAGGACAAAAGATTGCTACACCGAATTACGATAAGGTGCTTAATCAAGTGCGCAATGTAGGTGGAAACCCAGTACCTGTAAAGAATGTAAATGACGCGTATAAATTACTCTTGAATGAAGAAGTAGATGCTGTTTTATATGATGTGGTTCCGTTGGAATATGTTTTTAGCAACAAAGAGAAGAAGAATTTTGAACTGACGAAACGAAATATTCAACCGCAACATTATGGTTTTATATTTCCGCTGAACAGTCCTTTGCGAAGACAAGTAGATTTACAGATTATTCAGTTACGTGAAGACAATGAGATTGAAGATATCGTTACACAATGGATTAATACGAAGAAATAA
- a CDS encoding geranylgeranylglyceryl/heptaprenylglyceryl phosphate synthase, translating into MKHYHYESILKAISEERKSLAILIDPDKFTVSETASFLQQLPTETTHLFVGGSTDANGHTEATVKALKNHSQLPVILFPGDHTQITEFADAILFLSLLSGRNPEYLVGQQLKAVEKLKASKLEVIPTGYILVDGGTESAVARVSNTKPLSQNNTSKIVHTAIAGEFMGAKLIYLEAGSGAINPVKSIIISEVKKAVNIPLIVGGGIKTETQQQTAYTAGADLVVMGTAFEK; encoded by the coding sequence ATGAAACACTATCATTACGAAAGTATTTTAAAAGCTATTTCCGAAGAGAGGAAAAGCCTTGCCATTTTAATAGACCCTGATAAATTTACTGTTTCTGAAACCGCTTCTTTTCTTCAACAACTGCCAACAGAAACCACACATTTATTTGTAGGTGGCAGTACAGATGCTAATGGCCATACGGAAGCTACCGTAAAAGCACTAAAAAATCATTCTCAGTTGCCTGTAATCTTGTTTCCAGGTGACCACACACAAATCACCGAGTTTGCAGATGCCATTTTATTTTTGTCTTTGTTATCGGGTAGAAACCCAGAATATTTAGTAGGCCAACAATTAAAAGCGGTTGAGAAACTAAAAGCATCAAAACTTGAAGTAATTCCTACTGGTTATATTCTAGTGGATGGCGGCACAGAATCTGCCGTAGCACGGGTAAGCAATACAAAGCCACTTTCGCAAAATAATACTTCAAAAATAGTACATACTGCAATTGCAGGTGAATTTATGGGTGCCAAATTAATCTATTTAGAAGCCGGAAGTGGAGCAATTAACCCGGTAAAATCAATTATTATTTCCGAAGTAAAAAAAGCCGTCAATATTCCACTTATTGTAGGTGGCGGTATTAAAACCGAAACGCAACAACAAACGGCTTATACCGCCGGAGCCGATTTAGTAGTAATGGGAACAGCTTTTGAAAAATAA
- a CDS encoding 4'-phosphopantetheinyl transferase family protein produces the protein MPLYKTITVNKTTKVLIWKIEESYEFLSDGISLTNHCRKRVDGMKSDLHRRGFMSVRHLLAAAGYTDHDLYYDDKGKPHLTDDKHISITHSFIFSAIIISDQEVGIDIEKQRQKILKIAHKFTPIEEYRTLANDDAVMRKLTMVWGAKESLYKSFARKGVSFLEHVYVEDFRFDDMHSTAEVSFEDKEETYKVWFLEFEGFTCAYALISEKIR, from the coding sequence ATGCCACTTTACAAAACTATAACAGTAAATAAAACGACTAAGGTCTTGATTTGGAAGATAGAGGAATCCTACGAATTTCTTTCCGATGGAATCTCACTTACCAATCATTGTCGAAAGCGTGTAGATGGTATGAAAAGCGACCTACACCGTCGCGGATTTATGAGCGTTCGTCATTTATTGGCTGCTGCTGGTTATACCGATCACGATCTGTATTATGATGATAAAGGCAAGCCGCATTTAACGGATGACAAACATATCTCCATTACCCATTCCTTTATTTTTTCGGCGATTATAATCAGTGATCAAGAAGTGGGGATTGATATTGAAAAGCAACGTCAAAAAATATTAAAAATTGCCCATAAATTTACCCCGATTGAAGAATATAGAACCCTAGCTAACGATGATGCCGTAATGCGAAAATTGACGATGGTTTGGGGTGCAAAAGAATCATTGTACAAGAGTTTTGCCCGAAAAGGCGTAAGCTTTTTAGAACACGTTTATGTGGAAGATTTCCGCTTCGATGATATGCATTCTACCGCCGAAGTTTCTTTTGAAGATAAAGAAGAAACCTATAAAGTATGGTTTCTAGAATTTGAAGGGTTTACCTGCGCCTATGCGTTAATCTCTGAAAAGATTAGGTAA
- the ahcY gene encoding adenosylhomocysteinase: protein MSTKTVPYTAYKVKDISLADWGRKEIELAEAEMPGLMSLREEYKNEQPLKGARIAGCLHMTIQTAVLIETLIELGAEVTWSSCNIFSTQDQAAAAIADAGIPVYAWKGMTEEEFNWCIEQTLFFGEDRKPLNMILDDGGDLTNMVFDKYPELASGIKGLSEETTTGVHRLYERMKNGTLVMPAINVNDSVTKSKFDNKYGCRESAVDAIRRATDVMLAGKRVVVCGYGDVGKGTAASFKGAGAIVTVTEIDPICALQAAMDGFEVKKLETVVGNADIVITTTGNKDIVRGEHFEAMKDKTIVCNIGHFDNEIAVSWLKENHGNSHVEIKPQVDKYTIDGKDIILLAEGRLVNLGCATGHPSFVMSNSFTNQTLAQIELWKNTDQYENKVYMLPKHLDEKVAKLHLEKIGVELTNLSEEQAKYIGVEVEGPFKPEYYRY, encoded by the coding sequence ATGTCAACGAAAACAGTGCCTTACACGGCGTATAAAGTAAAAGATATTTCCCTAGCAGATTGGGGACGTAAAGAAATTGAACTAGCAGAAGCAGAAATGCCAGGTTTGATGTCGTTACGTGAAGAATACAAAAACGAGCAACCGTTAAAAGGTGCCCGTATTGCCGGATGTTTGCACATGACCATACAAACTGCGGTTTTAATTGAAACCCTTATTGAATTGGGAGCCGAAGTAACTTGGAGTTCTTGTAACATTTTCTCTACACAAGATCAAGCTGCTGCTGCTATAGCTGATGCTGGAATTCCGGTATACGCTTGGAAAGGAATGACCGAAGAAGAATTTAACTGGTGTATTGAACAAACGCTTTTCTTTGGGGAAGATCGCAAGCCATTAAATATGATTTTGGATGATGGTGGTGATTTAACCAATATGGTTTTTGACAAATATCCTGAACTAGCTTCTGGTATTAAAGGACTTTCTGAAGAAACAACTACTGGTGTGCACCGTTTATACGAGCGTATGAAAAATGGAACCCTTGTTATGCCAGCAATTAACGTAAACGATAGTGTTACTAAAAGTAAGTTTGATAACAAATATGGATGTCGTGAAAGTGCTGTAGATGCGATTCGTCGTGCTACCGATGTTATGCTAGCTGGAAAACGCGTTGTGGTATGTGGTTACGGTGATGTAGGTAAAGGTACCGCTGCTTCTTTTAAAGGAGCTGGAGCTATTGTTACCGTTACTGAAATTGATCCTATTTGTGCATTACAAGCTGCAATGGACGGTTTTGAAGTGAAAAAACTGGAAACTGTTGTAGGCAATGCAGATATTGTAATCACTACTACTGGAAATAAAGATATTGTTCGTGGTGAGCACTTTGAAGCAATGAAAGACAAAACAATCGTTTGTAACATTGGTCACTTTGATAATGAAATTGCTGTTTCTTGGCTAAAAGAAAACCACGGAAACTCTCACGTAGAGATAAAGCCTCAAGTAGATAAATATACGATTGACGGTAAAGACATTATTTTGTTAGCGGAAGGTCGTTTAGTAAACTTAGGTTGTGCTACCGGCCACCCAAGTTTTGTGATGAGTAACTCGTTTACAAACCAAACGCTAGCGCAGATTGAATTGTGGAAAAATACAGATCAATACGAAAACAAAGTGTATATGCTTCCAAAGCATTTAGATGAAAAAGTAGCGAAATTACACTTAGAAAAAATTGGTGTAGAATTAACCAATTTAAGCGAAGAACAAGCTAAATACATTGGTGTAGAAGTAGAAGGCCCATTTAAGCCTGAGTACTACCGATACTAG
- a CDS encoding alpha/beta fold hydrolase, with translation MKLKVAILTLFICFSSYAQKDDIKQLDIVLSNYEYPFEVDYINLDIQQQELKMGYMDVTPDNYNGKNILLFHGKNFNGAYWETTAKALLKDGFRVIMPDQIGFGKSSKPAHFQYTFQQLAKNTKQLLDTLGISETAVLGHSMGGMLATRFALMYPETTEKLILENPIGLEDWKLKVPYQSIDWWYKNELKKDYQKIKSYQKSNYYDGKWKPEYDEWVNLLAGWTLSPDYETIAWNAALTYDMIFTQPVVYEFKNISSPTLLIIGTRDRTALGKPLVSEEVRKTMGLYDKLGKATQEKIPNSKLVEIEDIGHLPHIESFNKFITPLIQFLKE, from the coding sequence ATGAAACTTAAAGTAGCTATCCTCACCTTATTTATATGTTTTAGTTCGTATGCTCAAAAAGACGATATAAAGCAACTGGATATTGTACTGAGTAATTATGAATATCCTTTTGAAGTTGATTATATCAACCTTGACATTCAGCAGCAAGAATTAAAAATGGGTTATATGGATGTTACCCCAGATAATTATAATGGTAAAAACATTCTATTGTTCCACGGAAAAAACTTCAATGGCGCTTATTGGGAAACTACTGCTAAAGCACTTCTAAAAGATGGTTTCCGAGTTATCATGCCTGATCAAATTGGGTTTGGTAAATCTTCTAAACCAGCACATTTTCAATATACATTTCAGCAGTTAGCAAAAAACACAAAACAGCTTTTAGATACTTTAGGAATTTCAGAAACAGCAGTTTTAGGGCATTCTATGGGAGGTATGTTAGCCACTCGATTTGCCCTAATGTATCCTGAAACTACTGAAAAATTAATTTTAGAAAACCCAATCGGATTAGAAGATTGGAAGTTAAAAGTTCCTTACCAGTCTATAGATTGGTGGTATAAAAATGAATTGAAGAAGGACTACCAAAAAATTAAATCATACCAAAAAAGTAATTATTACGATGGAAAATGGAAGCCTGAATATGATGAATGGGTTAATTTATTAGCTGGATGGACTCTAAGCCCTGACTATGAAACCATAGCTTGGAATGCAGCCTTAACGTATGATATGATTTTCACACAACCAGTGGTTTATGAATTTAAAAATATCAGTAGCCCAACACTGTTAATTATCGGAACTCGTGATAGAACAGCTTTAGGAAAACCATTAGTAAGCGAAGAAGTACGAAAAACGATGGGTTTATATGACAAACTTGGGAAAGCGACGCAAGAAAAGATCCCTAATTCAAAATTAGTTGAGATTGAAGATATTGGGCATTTACCACATATTGAAAGTTTTAATAAGTTTATTACACCGTTAATTCAGTTTCTAAAAGAATAA